From a single Ciconia boyciana chromosome 6, ASM3463844v1, whole genome shotgun sequence genomic region:
- the BAG5 gene encoding BAG family molecular chaperone regulator 5 has translation MDMGNQHPSIKRLHEIQKEVKEIEQQVVVFSGLSTDRDYKKLERSLTKQLFEIDSVDTEGKGDIQQARKRAAQETERLLKELEQNANHPRRLEIEAIFKEAQSLVEREITPFYKGGNCISDEFEEGIQDIVLRLTQVKTGGKVSLRKARYRTLTKVCAVQEIIEGCVKQQLSLPLSNDAHPSVSKINSVMCDVNKARGTLIALLMGVSSNDTCRHLSCVLTGLIADLDALDVCGHTEIRNYRKEVVEEINKLQKYLDLEEEANSTHAYDLAQNQSILKIEEIRKKMKEVNSLLLKTENASDLYLGSKAELQGLIAHLDEVSPGKNPCIREARRRAVIEVQTLITYIDLKEALEKRQTYPEQTAAEHQSHKAVWTVLGNLSQIQQEVISFDGNRTDKNYMRLEELLTKQLLALDAVDPQGDERCKAARKQAVKLAQNILYYLDMKTDEWEY, from the coding sequence ATGGATATGGGTAACCAACACCCATCCATAAAACGGTTGCACGAAATACAGAAGGAAGTCAAAGAGATTGAACAGCAGGTGGTTGTCTTCAGTGGTCTGTCTACTGATCGAGATTACAAGAAATTAGAAAGGAGTCTTACTAAACAGCTTTTTGAAATAGATTCTGTAGACACCGAAGGAAAGGGGGATATTCAGCAAGCCAGAAAGCGAGCTGCTCAGGAAACAGAGAGGCTGCTTAAGGAGCTGGAACAAAATGCAAACCATCCACGCAGACTGGAAATAGAGGCTATATTCAAGGAGGCACAGTCACTTGTGGAACGCGAGATTACACCTTTTTACAAAGGAGGTAACTGTATAAGTGACGAATTTGAAGAAGGTATTCAGGACATTGTATTGAGGCTTACCCAGGTGAAAACTGGAGGGAAAGTTTCTTTACGCAAAGCAAGGTATCGCACTCTGACAAAAGTATGTGCTGTTCAGGAGATTATAGAAGGCTGTGTAAAGCAACAGCTGTCCCTGCCACTCTCTAATGATGCGCATCCTTCTGTCTCCAAAATTAACTCTGTAATGTGTGATGTGAACAAAGCAAGAGGAACTCTCATTGCACTTCTAATGGGAGTGAGTAGTAATGATACCTGCAGGCATCTATCCTGTGTGCTTACAGGCCTCATTGCTGATTTGGATGCTTTAGATGTCTGTGGTcacacagaaataagaaattacagaaaggaAGTAGTGGAAGAGATCAATAAATTGCAGAAATACCTGGACTTAGAAGAAGAAGCAAATTCTACTCATGCTTATGATTTGGCTCAAAATCAGTCCATTCTAAAAATAGAAGAGATCCgcaagaaaatgaaggaagttaattctttacttttaaaaacagagaatgcTTCTGATTTGTATTTGGGATCCAAAGCAGAATTGCAGGGATTAATTGCCCACTTAGATGAGGTGAGTccaggaaaaaacccctgtaTTAGAGAAGCCAGGAGAAGAGCAGTAATAGAAGTTCAAACTCTTATAACGTATATTGATTTGAAGGAAGCACTTGAAAAAAGGCAAACGTATCCTGAGCAAACTGCTGCCGAACATCAGTCTCATAAAGCCGTTTGGACTGTTCTTGGAAACTTGTCTCAAATTCAGCAGGAGGTGATTTCATTTGATGGAAACAGAACGGATAAAAATTACATGAGATTGGAAGAACTTCTTACGAAACAACTTCTAGCGCTTGATGCTGTTGATCCACAAGGTGACGAGCGGTGTAAGGCTGCCAGAAAGCAAGCAGTAAAGCTCGCACAGAATATTCTTTACTATCTGGACATGAAAACAGATGAATGGGAGTACTGA
- the COA8 gene encoding cytochrome c oxidase assembly factor 8 isoform X1, translating into MAAARALRGGGCCCHRHRCLLSSSSAGGGPAAERGERQESAGLGFSPPAHSRNDWIGPPDKHSNLRPVIFYVPPEESPLERRLREARQEAQACDQRFWARHNRTFRQEKEEFIYSRLKAKGLEIRDETGQKATLNAEEMADFYKDFLSKNFRKHMQYNRDWYKRNFTITFLMGQVAVARALRWLRWKKKNVGN; encoded by the exons ATGGCGGCGGCCCGAGCGCTGCGGgggggcggctgctgctgccaccgccaccgctgcctcctctcctcctcctcagccgGCGGCGGCCCTGCGGCTGAGCGCGGGGAGCGGCAGGAGAGCGCG GGCCTGGGTTTCAGCCCCCCTGCACACTCCCGTAACGACTGGATCGGCCCCCCCGACAAGCACTCCAACCTGCGGCCGGTCATCTTCTACGTGCCCCCCGAGGAGTCGCCCCTGGAGCGGCGTCTGCGGGAGGCGCGGCAGGAGGCCCAGGCCTGCGACCAGCGCTTTTGGGCGCGGCACAACCGCACCTTCCGACAG gaaaaagaagaatttatttattcaagACTGAAAGCCAAAGGTCTGGAAATAAGAGATGAAACAG GTCAAAAAGCAACActgaatgcagaagaaatggCTGACTTTTACAAGGACTTTCTAAGTAAAAATTTTAGAAAGCATATGCAGTATAACAG AGATTGGTATAAACGTAACTTTACGATCACGTTCCTCATGGGACAAGTAGCAGTGGCAAGAGCTCTGAGGTGGCTTcgttggaaaaagaaaaatgttggaaaTTAG
- the COA8 gene encoding cytochrome c oxidase assembly factor 8 isoform X2, protein MAAARALRGGGCCCHRHRCLLSSSSAGGGPAAERGERQESAGLGFSPPAHSRNDWIGPPDKHSNLRPVIFYVPPEESPLERRLREARQEAQACDQRFWARHNRTFRQEKEEFIYSRLKAKGLEIRDETGQKATLNAEEMADFYKDFLSKNFRKHMQYNR, encoded by the exons ATGGCGGCGGCCCGAGCGCTGCGGgggggcggctgctgctgccaccgccaccgctgcctcctctcctcctcctcagccgGCGGCGGCCCTGCGGCTGAGCGCGGGGAGCGGCAGGAGAGCGCG GGCCTGGGTTTCAGCCCCCCTGCACACTCCCGTAACGACTGGATCGGCCCCCCCGACAAGCACTCCAACCTGCGGCCGGTCATCTTCTACGTGCCCCCCGAGGAGTCGCCCCTGGAGCGGCGTCTGCGGGAGGCGCGGCAGGAGGCCCAGGCCTGCGACCAGCGCTTTTGGGCGCGGCACAACCGCACCTTCCGACAG gaaaaagaagaatttatttattcaagACTGAAAGCCAAAGGTCTGGAAATAAGAGATGAAACAG GTCAAAAAGCAACActgaatgcagaagaaatggCTGACTTTTACAAGGACTTTCTAAGTAAAAATTTTAGAAAGCATATGCAGTATAACAG GTGA